GGTCTATGGTCTATGGTCCATGGTCTGGTAGATATTGGCACGATTTTTTTTACAGAAATATAGTGTCTGATAATAGGAGGCATAGATTATTAAAACTGTGCCTTTTCTTTATTTCATTCTTAGTGACTATTAGCCAGAGTATACTGCTTTTTATGTATTCCATGAATCTTCTAAAGAAAAGGAAACTTTCTTCAAAAGTTATAAGTATCGGAGCTATAACATTGGGTGGAGCTGGTAAAACTCCTGTTGTAGAACTTCTAGTGAAAACGCTTATTAAAAAAGGGAAAAAAGTTGCAATATTGAGCAGAGGATACAGAAGAGTCGTAGAGAGTGATATAAAACTTGTTTCTAATGGCAAAGAGATTTTGTGTAATGTAGAAGAAGCAGGAGATGAGCCATATCTCCTAGCAAAAAACCTGAAAGACGCAGTCGTTTTTGCTGGTAAGAATAGATATGAAACGGGAAAAATCGCAGAAGAAAAGTTCAATGTAGATACAGTAGTTTTAGATGACGGCTTCCAACATTGGCGTTTACATAGAGACATAAATATAGTAGTTATAAATGCTTCCAGCCCTTTTGGTAATGGGTATGTTTTCCCAAGAGGGAATTTGCGTGAGCCATATAAGTGCTTAAAAAGAGCCGATTGCTTTATAATAACAAAGACTGATATGATTAAGGACGTAGGGATAATTAAGAAAAGGCTTCTTGATGTTAACAGTTCAGCACAAGTCATAACCACTATTCATAAGCCTGTATGTTTAAAGAATATTGCTGGAGAAGAACAGCTGGATATTGAATGTATAAAAGGGGAAAAGGTAATAGCGCTTTCAAGTCTTGGAGATCCAGTATCTTTTGAGAACACATTGGAACATGTTGGAGCCGAAATAGTAGCAAAGATTGGGTATCCTGATCATCATTGGTACTCAAAAGATGATATAGATAATATACAGGCAAGGCAAAAAGCGCTTAAGGCAAAATTTATCATTACTACACAAAAAGACGCTGTAAGGTTGCAAAGGTTGAATATTAGGAATCCTGAAATACTTGTTCTCAGAATTGAAGTAGAGATTATTTCAGGAAGCGATAGATTGGAGAAGTTGATTAATGCAATATAAACCTAAACTTTTAAGAATAATAACATGGCTGCCAGTCGGAGGAATAGAGAAAAGGCTGGTTAGAGTACTTTCTTTATTAAGGGATAAATATGATATAACGGTCTGCTGTATTCGAGATAAACAGGGAGCTTATGAGAATGATCTGGGAGATCTTGGAATAAGAGTGTGCAAGATACATATGAAGAGTAGATTGGATCCTGTGGGATTGTACAGGCTATACAAATTTATGAAGAATGAGAAATTTGACATAGTTCATACTCATATGTATCGGTCAAACACACCTGGCCGTATCGCTGCAAAATTTGCAGGCATACCAGCGATTATTGCCAATCTTCACAATATAGACACATGGAAAACAAGAAAACACTTTCTGATTGATAGGATGCTTTCAAGGTATACAGACAAGATAATAGCTGTTTCAGATGCCGTAAGAGAGTTTAACATTAAAAATTCAGGAATTGATCCAGATAAGTTTGTAACAATATATAATGGCATAGATATTGAAGAGTTTAATAAAGACTTTGGCTATCAGGTTAAGAAAGAGGAGCTTGGCATCGAGAAAGATGAGCTGTTAGTTGGGATTTTTGCACGTCTTTATCCACAAAAAGGGCATAAGTATTTTTTAGAAGCTGCGTCTAAAATCAATGGGATTATTGATAATGTAAAATTCATGATTGTTGGAGAAGGTCCGTTAGAATCCGAGCTCAAGGAACAGGCAATGCAGCTGGGGATAAGAGGAAGGGTAATCTTTACAGGACTTAGGCATGATATCCCTGACCTGCTTCATATCATAGATGTTTCTGTGCTTTCCTCTTTCGTAGAGGGGTTTTCAAATATTATATTGGAATCAATGGCAGCAGGCAAGCCTGTTGTAGCAACAGATGTTGGTGGGAATAGGGAAGCAGTAATTGATACAGAAACGGGTTTTATTGTTCCTCAGGCAAACAGTGATAAACTGGCAAATGCCATTATAAAAATTTTAAATAATAAGCAATTAAGAATTGATATGGGGAAAAAAGCCAGAGAATGTGTAGCCAAATTCAGCATTCAAGAAATGGCCTGCCAAACAGACATGCTTTATAAAACCTGTTTGTCAAATAAACGAAAGACCTATACTGGAAAATAGCCTGTTTTGTTTGAGGATTGTCTTATCAGTGTTTCTGAATCTGTTGTTTGTTCCCAGAATTCTATGTCCTTTACAAGTGATTCAACAGGTTTATTGTCGTCCCAAATAAATGCTACATTCACTCCCAACTCTTCAAGGATTGTATATTCGCTAAGCATTTGCTCAGTACTGAGTTGTTTTTTATTGACAAAGATGCCTGTTGTTATAAGAGCAATTACTAAAACAAACATAGCTCCAGCCAGCTTTAATTGCAAAGAAATTTCTGTATTAAATGCTGTGTTAGGAATATGAATAGGTGCAACTTTCTCCTGTTGTGTCTTATCCCATTTCTCCATTAGATCTTCTTTGTACTCTTCCCAGAAATCCTCAGGGAGTTTTTTAATCTCTTTATTGGAAAGTATCCTTATCAGGTTCTGGGTATCCTCATATTTTCTTTGGCATTTTGAACAGATCGATAGATGTTTTCTAATTTTATCAGCCTTTTTTTCAGATAGTTCTTTGTAACAGTATTCCAAAAGATTTTTTCTCATCATCCAGCATCTAAACATATATAACACCTCCTCTTTTTCATAAAAACATTCTTAATTCTTCCTGTAGTTTTCTGCAAGCTCTGTGAAGATGGCTTTTTACAGTGCCTTCAGTGCAGCCTAAGGTCTGAGCTATATTTTTTATTAATAAACCATTGAAGTTTTTTAATATAAACACGGTTTTCTGTTTCAAAGGCAATTTGGATATTGCATTATTCAGTTTTTCATTTAGTTCCGATTCTGATGCTTTATCTCTGGGGTTATTATCCATGCTTTTTGGCATGAAGAGAGTTTCAATATTCCTTTCTGGGGCATCTTCATCATCTTTATGCCAGAACATAAATTTAAAACGCAATTTTTGCCTGTAATAATCATTACATAAATTTATGACAATTCTGTGAAGCCAGGTGTTAAAAGATGATTTTCCATTAAATGTTCCCAACGAGCGAAATACTCGCAAAAAAGCTTCCTGAGAGATGTCTTTTGCGTCTTCGCTATTTCCGGTAAGGGCATATGCAACACTATAGGTTTTTTCCATATATTTCTCTATCAGTTGGGCAAAGGCAGACTCTTTGCCTGCCTTTGCTTCTTTTATTGTTTGGCTATCTTCACAGACCATGTAATCAAAGTTTACTTATTTTCAGATTCTTCTTCCAGCTTTTCAATATTTTTCTCTATATTGTTTTTCAGCTGTTTTAATTTGTCTATTTCCTTATTAAAAGCTTCAGGATCTGTATTTTTTAATTCTTTTAGTCTTTTCATTCTTGCGTCTTGAAATTTCTTCTGAAGCTGCGTAAATTTTTCAGGATCGTGCTCTTTGAGATATCCAAGCTTTTCCCTAAGATTTGATCCTCGTTTTTTCATTATCTGTTGAAATTTTTCAGGATTTTCTTCTCTCAGTCTTTTGAGTTGATCAATTTCTCTTTCTTCGGTCATAGAAACTCCGCGCTTCTCAAAAGTGCCCCTATCGTGTCTTTTTGCTTGTGGCATACGGGATTTTCTTTTAAAAAGATGTTTTTTTATTTGCTCTGCTCTTACGGCATTGGG
This genomic stretch from bacterium harbors:
- a CDS encoding glycosyltransferase gives rise to the protein MQYKPKLLRIITWLPVGGIEKRLVRVLSLLRDKYDITVCCIRDKQGAYENDLGDLGIRVCKIHMKSRLDPVGLYRLYKFMKNEKFDIVHTHMYRSNTPGRIAAKFAGIPAIIANLHNIDTWKTRKHFLIDRMLSRYTDKIIAVSDAVREFNIKNSGIDPDKFVTIYNGIDIEEFNKDFGYQVKKEELGIEKDELLVGIFARLYPQKGHKYFLEAASKINGIIDNVKFMIVGEGPLESELKEQAMQLGIRGRVIFTGLRHDIPDLLHIIDVSVLSSFVEGFSNIILESMAAGKPVVATDVGGNREAVIDTETGFIVPQANSDKLANAIIKILNNKQLRIDMGKKARECVAKFSIQEMACQTDMLYKTCLSNKRKTYTGK
- the lpxK gene encoding tetraacyldisaccharide 4'-kinase, whose product is MDDRSQTTDHGKRLWSMVYGPWSGRYWHDFFYRNIVSDNRRHRLLKLCLFFISFLVTISQSILLFMYSMNLLKKRKLSSKVISIGAITLGGAGKTPVVELLVKTLIKKGKKVAILSRGYRRVVESDIKLVSNGKEILCNVEEAGDEPYLLAKNLKDAVVFAGKNRYETGKIAEEKFNVDTVVLDDGFQHWRLHRDINIVVINASSPFGNGYVFPRGNLREPYKCLKRADCFIITKTDMIKDVGIIKKRLLDVNSSAQVITTIHKPVCLKNIAGEEQLDIECIKGEKVIALSSLGDPVSFENTLEHVGAEIVAKIGYPDHHWYSKDDIDNIQARQKALKAKFIITTQKDAVRLQRLNIRNPEILVLRIEVEIISGSDRLEKLINAI
- a CDS encoding RNA polymerase sigma factor, encoding MVCEDSQTIKEAKAGKESAFAQLIEKYMEKTYSVAYALTGNSEDAKDISQEAFLRVFRSLGTFNGKSSFNTWLHRIVINLCNDYYRQKLRFKFMFWHKDDEDAPERNIETLFMPKSMDNNPRDKASESELNEKLNNAISKLPLKQKTVFILKNFNGLLIKNIAQTLGCTEGTVKSHLHRACRKLQEELRMFL